From Candidatus Methylomirabilota bacterium, the proteins below share one genomic window:
- a CDS encoding hydantoinase B/oxoprolinase family protein: MSATTLSPVTLEVVRNGLYAIAEEMSVIVMRSARSPLLKEAGDLSSALTDAQGRLIAQGRDIPIHMGVMGFTVKEFLKRIPAETLRDGDVWFLNLPEVGGNHLPDVKAVRPVFFEGRLVAFAINLAHWADIGGAVPGSYVPWATECYQEGLRIAPIRLFSAAGPERPALDFVLSNLRGRGEREGDIFAQFAANDVAARRLNEILLRYGAETVTACFERLHDESEAQMRAALRALPDGAWEGEDFLDDDGVEDRRIRIKVRVTKKGDEASFDFSGSDAQALGPVNTTYYIACSGVYYTMKALVAPDAPPNEGCYRPLRVIVPEGSVLNADPDRPVVGGNHETSQRAVDAIMRAMAQVIPDRVQAGGPTTAGLLILGTRLPDGRWAVFYEVHGGGEGATTGKDGASATRVHMSNVMNTPVEVVESEYPLMIEELALRPGSGGDGRHRGGLGFRRAYRVLSSEVTLTTMIERRLVPPYGLFGGREAAPFKITLNPGTPRERDVKGKETMKLAQGDLVLLETCGGGGYGNPADRLPAAREADRREGYVA, translated from the coding sequence ATGAGCGTCATCGTCATGCGCTCCGCGCGCTCGCCTCTATTGAAGGAAGCGGGCGACCTCTCCTCCGCGCTGACCGACGCTCAGGGCCGCTTGATCGCCCAGGGGCGCGACATTCCCATCCACATGGGGGTCATGGGCTTCACCGTCAAGGAATTCCTCAAGCGAATTCCTGCCGAGACACTGCGGGACGGCGACGTCTGGTTCCTCAACCTTCCGGAAGTCGGGGGCAATCACCTGCCCGACGTCAAGGCCGTGCGCCCCGTCTTCTTCGAGGGCCGGCTGGTCGCCTTCGCGATCAACCTCGCTCACTGGGCGGATATCGGCGGCGCCGTCCCGGGCAGCTATGTTCCGTGGGCCACCGAGTGCTACCAGGAGGGGCTGCGGATCGCGCCGATCCGGCTCTTCTCGGCCGCGGGGCCCGAGCGGCCCGCCCTCGACTTCGTGCTCTCCAACTTGCGCGGGCGCGGCGAGCGGGAAGGGGATATCTTCGCCCAGTTCGCCGCCAATGATGTGGCGGCCCGGCGCCTCAACGAGATCCTCTTGCGCTATGGCGCGGAGACGGTCACCGCCTGCTTCGAGAGATTGCACGACGAATCCGAAGCGCAGATGCGCGCGGCCCTGAGGGCTCTGCCAGATGGCGCCTGGGAAGGCGAGGACTTTCTCGACGACGACGGCGTCGAGGATCGACGCATCCGGATCAAGGTGCGCGTGACCAAGAAAGGCGACGAGGCGAGCTTCGATTTCTCGGGGAGCGATGCCCAGGCGTTGGGGCCCGTCAACACGACCTACTACATCGCCTGCTCGGGCGTCTACTACACGATGAAGGCGCTGGTGGCGCCGGACGCGCCGCCCAATGAAGGCTGCTACCGGCCGCTTCGCGTCATCGTGCCGGAAGGCAGCGTGCTCAACGCCGATCCTGACCGGCCCGTGGTCGGCGGCAACCACGAGACGTCTCAGCGCGCGGTGGATGCGATCATGCGGGCCATGGCGCAGGTCATCCCGGACCGCGTCCAGGCGGGAGGGCCGACGACGGCCGGCCTTCTCATCCTGGGCACGCGCCTGCCAGACGGCCGCTGGGCCGTCTTCTACGAGGTGCACGGCGGCGGTGAGGGCGCCACCACCGGCAAGGACGGCGCCTCCGCGACCCGCGTGCACATGTCCAACGTGATGAACACGCCGGTGGAGGTGGTCGAAAGCGAGTACCCGCTCATGATCGAGGAGCTGGCGCTTCGCCCGGGCTCGGGAGGCGATGGCCGCCACCGCGGGGGTCTGGGCTTCCGACGGGCCTACCGCGTGCTGAGCTCCGAGGTGACGCTGACGACCATGATCGAGCGCCGGCTGGTGCCGCCCTACGGGCTCTTCGGTGGCCGGGAGGCCGCGCCCTTCAAGATCACGCTCAATCCGGGCACCCCGCGTGAGCGGGATGTGAAGGGGAAGGAGACCATGAAGCTCGCTCAGGGCGATCTGGTTCTCCTGGAGACCTGTGGCGGCGGAGGCTATGGCAATCCCGCCGACCGGCTGCCCGCCGCCCGTGAGGCAGACCGCCGGGAGGGCTATGTCGCATGA